The Coffea arabica cultivar ET-39 chromosome 4e, Coffea Arabica ET-39 HiFi, whole genome shotgun sequence genome includes a window with the following:
- the LOC113743050 gene encoding uncharacterized protein — MAGKQVPGDGISANLAGMSKNQLYDIMSQMKQLIEQNQQQARQILIQNPVLTRALFQAQIMLGMVQPPQAIPNVQPAASQNPQPSKSPIQQSNIQTSSPVPGPTIKQEPNIKQEQNLPATTVSSASVLPSNLQPPSFPSHPSQSTQQPKGHIATQPTQMPIRQSSQLPNMSHLPHHAAAQPPSHLQAPIPSASNQLQQPMQTTSVSHLPPLQPPLPTQQRPPMPGFPHQGQSQMGLNVGFQHSSAPQLHPSQPVYHSGTRPPAGPGHSFLQGQPPHPIQAPLQPLYQVGSSQLGTDFNQIASSNQADRGSPWIPGMKQESASAAQLSGPPQFPGQMGPGNQQPRPPSLTPEMEKALLQQVMSLTPEQINQLPPEQRNQVLQLQQMLRP; from the exons ATGGCGGGAAAGCAGGTGCCCGGCGACGGCATATCGGCGAACCTCGCCGGAATGTCGAAGAATCAACTTTATGATATAATGTCTCAGATGaag CAATTAATTGAACAGAACCAGCAACAAGCGAGACAAATCCTAATCCAAAATCCGGTTCTCACTAGAGCCCTCTTTCAG GCACAAATTATGCTTGGAATGGTGCAGCCCCCACAAGCG ATCCCAAATGTCCAGCCAGCAGCATCACAAAATCCTCAGCCATCAAAATCACCGATTCAGCAGTCAAATATCCAGACTTCTTCACCAGTTCCAGGACCAACAATAAAGCAGGAGCCAAATATAAAGCAGGAGCAGAACCTGCCAGCAACTACAGTATCTTCAGCTTCTGTTCTTCCTTCAAATCTTCAACCTCCATCCTTTCCATCACATCCCTCACAGTCCACACAGCAGCCAAAGGGACATATTGCTACCCAACCGACACAAATGCCCATACGTCAATCCTCTCAACTACCTAATATGTCTCATCTTCCACATCATGCTGCTGCTCAGCCACCTTCACACCTACAAGCACCGATTCCCTCAGCCTCTAACCAGCTGCAGCAGCCAATGCAGACTACTAGCGTATCACATCTTCCCCCACTACAACCTCCATTACCAACACAACAAAGGCCTCCAATGCCCGGGTTCCCTCATCAAGGTCAATCCCAGATGGGATTAAACGTGGGTTTTCAGCATTCTAGTGCACCTCAGCTGCATCCTTCCCAACCTGTCTATCAT TCAGGCACAAGACCTCCAGCTGGACCTGGGCATTCATTTCTGCAGGGACAACCTCCACATCCAATTCAGGCCCCATTACAGCCACTATATCAG GTTGGAAGCTCACAATTAGGGACGGACTTCAATCAAATTGCAAGCTCCAATCAAGCTGATAGGGGATCTCCTTGGATTCCTGGAATGAAACAAGAGAGTGCTTCTGCGGCACAGCTTTCAGGACCACCACAATTCCCTGGCCAAATGGGCCCAGGCAATCAGCAGCCTCGACCTCCTTCG TTGACGCCTGAGATGGAAAAGGCCTTACTTCAACAGGTCATGAGCCTCACTCCAGAGCAGATTAACCAGCTGCCTCCGGAACAGAGGAATCAAGTGTTGCAGTTGCAGCAAATGCTGCGTCCATAA
- the LOC113741330 gene encoding NAC domain-containing protein 77 has protein sequence MEENLPPGFRFHPTDEELITYYLSNKVSDFGFTSKAITDVDLNKSEPWDLPAKASMGEKEWYFFSLRDRKYPTGMRTNRATEAGYWKTTGKDKEIFRGGVLVGMKKTLVFYRGRAPKGEKTNWVMHEYRLETKLAFKTSKEEWVVCRVFQKSATVKKPQAAPSSPQSLESPCDTNTFANELGDIELPNFSTLAVNSANGIFSNISPQTFSTDNLNNAINWAAIRDAANALPSLSSWPSPSLLSTANLAMSAPLLLRALQMRNYQPREATTASTDYSFMPQGMISNQFGNDFSSHLAASSSSNRVLDHHSVQQQSQEQPFNLDSNIW, from the exons ATGGAGGAAAATCTTCCTCCGGGGTTCAGGTTCCATCCTACTGATGAAGAGCTCATAACTTATTATCTTTCCAACAAGGTTTCTGATTTTGGTTTCACCTCAAAAGCGATCACTGATGTTGATCTCAACAAGTCTGAGCCATGGGACCTCCCAG CCAAAGCCTCCATGGGAGAAAAAGAATGGTATTTCTTTAGCTTGAGAGACCGAAAATACCCAACAGGAATGCGGACCAATCGAGCTACAGAAGCTGGCTATTGGAAAACAACAGGAAAGGACAAGGAGATCTTTCGTGGTGGTGTTTTGGTTGGAATGAAGAAAACCCTTGTCTTCTACAGAGGTAGAGCTCCCAAGGGTGAGAAAACCAACTGGGTCATGCATGAATATAGACTAGAAACCAAGCTCGCATTCAAAACTTCAAAG GAGGAATGGGTGGTTTGTAGGGTTTTCCAGAAGAGTGCAACAGTGAAGAAACCACAAGCAGCACCATCCTCACCACAATCACTAGAATCTCCTTGTGATACCAACACATTTGCAAATGAATTAGGAGATATCGAGCTTCCAAATTTTAGTACCTTAGCAGTTAATTCAGCAAATGGGATCTTCAGCAACATTTCTCCACAAACTTTCTCCACTGACAATCTCAACAATGCTATCAACTGGGCAGCAATAAGAGATGCAGCAAATGCTCTCCCATCACTCTCTTCTTGGCCTTCTCCTAGCTTACTAAGTACTGCTAATCTTGCAATGAGTGCCCCTTTGCTTCTGAGGGCGCTGCAGATGAGGAATTATCAGCCCAGGGAAGCAACAACAGCCAGTACCGATTACTCATTTATGCCACAAGGGATGATTTCTAATCAGTTTGGAAATGATTTTAGCTCGCATCTGGCGGCTTCTTCCTCGTCTAATAGGGTTTTAGATCATCATTCTGTGCAGCAACAATCGCAGGAGCAACCATTTAATTTGGACTCCAACATTTGGTGA